The following coding sequences lie in one Yoonia sp. G8-12 genomic window:
- a CDS encoding ABC transporter permease — protein MRLRYALGAAGFALLLWQGIVWITGVPPFILPSPMRVGQAAIENRVLIAENALVTATEVFLGLLIGTVLGAVTAIQLASSARLHRLVMPLLIFTQAVPVFALAPILTLWFGYGIASKVVMAVLIIYFPVTSAFYDGLTRVPPDILDMAKTMGGTKRQIMWRIKIPHALPSLGTGLKLAAVYAPIGAVIGEWVGASKGLGYLMLLANGRAKTDLMFASLFTLAIMTLLLYFAVGKASDRLGKR, from the coding sequence ATGCGGTTGCGATATGCCTTGGGCGCGGCGGGTTTTGCACTTTTGTTGTGGCAAGGGATCGTTTGGATCACAGGCGTGCCACCATTCATTCTGCCGTCCCCAATGCGGGTCGGACAGGCGGCGATTGAAAACCGCGTCTTGATTGCAGAAAACGCACTGGTGACGGCGACGGAAGTCTTTTTGGGGCTGCTCATCGGCACAGTTTTAGGGGCGGTGACTGCAATTCAATTGGCAAGCTCCGCGCGCTTACACCGTTTGGTCATGCCGTTGCTTATCTTCACCCAAGCGGTTCCGGTGTTTGCACTTGCGCCAATCCTGACGCTTTGGTTCGGCTATGGCATTGCATCAAAAGTCGTGATGGCAGTCTTGATCATCTATTTCCCCGTCACTTCCGCATTCTATGACGGGCTGACGCGCGTTCCGCCAGACATTCTGGACATGGCCAAAACCATGGGCGGCACCAAACGCCAGATTATGTGGCGTATCAAAATCCCGCATGCGCTGCCGTCTTTGGGAACTGGTTTGAAACTGGCTGCGGTTTACGCCCCGATCGGGGCGGTCATCGGGGAATGGGTCGGGGCATCAAAGGGGTTGGGCTACCTGATGTTGCTGGCTAACGGGCGGGCCAAAACCGATTTGATGTTCGCAAGCCTGTTCACGCTAGCGATCATGACGTTGCTTTTGTATTTCGCTGTTGGCAAAGCGTCAGACCGGCTGGGTAAACGCTAA
- a CDS encoding tyrosine-type recombinase/integrase — protein MKLRLTDLSIRKLGNPQDGQVTHWDATTPGFGIRCSAKSKSYVVMYGAKRRLKTIGRYPALSLSDARRQAKLFLASQATVPNDAIEHDYQDVLLAYMADCHSRLRPSTLEGYLLYLNGIKLNGLISEITQRNMMHAIERFTTSPTSRNYAFTTFKVFFNWAVRMQYVTVNPLSNLKRPHKTGSRDRVLSEDEIKVLLSYSLGQRDRYCGIVSLLLVTGQRRGEIAGLRWDEISGGWLHFSANRTKNARGHAVPLGLLGMQILDRPKTHDVFVFGDDDSDQPFSGWSRAQRRLLRETGLPHFTLHDLRRTFATVHAKLGTPIHVTERLLNHVSGTVSGVAAVYNRHSYEQEMALAQSTLDNFLSRLIDEP, from the coding sequence ATGAAATTGCGATTGACCGACTTAAGCATCCGCAAGCTAGGCAACCCGCAAGACGGGCAGGTGACCCACTGGGATGCAACCACCCCTGGATTCGGCATCCGGTGCTCCGCCAAAAGCAAATCCTACGTGGTGATGTATGGTGCGAAGCGTCGTTTGAAAACGATTGGCCGGTATCCTGCATTGTCGCTTTCTGATGCCCGTCGGCAGGCCAAGTTGTTCCTTGCCAGCCAAGCCACAGTACCAAACGATGCGATTGAACATGACTATCAAGATGTGCTGTTGGCCTATATGGCGGACTGCCATAGCCGTTTACGGCCCAGCACGCTTGAGGGGTATCTGCTCTATCTGAACGGGATCAAGCTTAACGGTCTAATATCTGAGATTACTCAGCGTAACATGATGCACGCCATCGAGCGCTTTACGACCAGTCCAACCAGCCGGAACTATGCATTCACCACGTTCAAGGTGTTCTTCAACTGGGCAGTGCGTATGCAGTACGTCACCGTCAATCCTCTCTCGAACCTGAAGCGCCCCCACAAGACAGGCTCGCGGGATCGGGTGCTTTCGGAGGATGAGATCAAGGTGCTGCTTTCATACAGTCTGGGCCAGAGAGACCGCTACTGTGGCATTGTGAGCCTGCTGTTGGTGACCGGACAGCGACGAGGTGAGATCGCAGGGTTGCGCTGGGACGAAATTTCAGGCGGATGGCTACATTTTTCAGCGAACCGGACCAAGAATGCCCGAGGTCATGCAGTTCCATTGGGCCTTCTTGGTATGCAAATTCTCGACCGTCCCAAAACTCATGATGTGTTCGTTTTCGGTGATGATGACTCAGATCAGCCATTTAGCGGTTGGTCCCGAGCGCAGCGGCGTTTGCTGCGAGAAACTGGACTGCCCCACTTCACGTTGCACGACTTGCGGAGAACGTTTGCGACTGTCCATGCCAAACTGGGTACGCCTATCCATGTTACCGAGAGGCTGCTAAACCATGTGTCGGGCACAGTGAGCGGTGTAGCTGCGGTGTATAATCGGCACAGCTATGAGCAAGAGATGGCGCTGGCGCAGAGCACGTTGGATAATTTCTTGAGTCGACTAATTGATGAGCCTTAA
- a CDS encoding DUF7507 domain-containing protein: MKVLFLGTLATAAIGFSPTQAHAQVYDLLVDIDDNFTIGEPPNEVDIDSTSLPAGAIARLKFRVSNNGPGAAPATTIDITVDGTITGPLAFVGQEGTITNCVATGGVVTCDVPALDAPVETPAGSGIFPATFEEVILDFQTTIAETVEIEAAVPLGPAGDDGENQNTLSNNDLSEVITVLEGVDMFVEWDVPATVPAGSFFDYTVRVRNVGPNTADSYRLTVPVPAGVVNITPPPGCSLQTSGTQQNYVCNVTTDLAPTTETGPFVAFTFNGQIAVATGSEISTSVNVDNASPLDPNPTNDDDVFRLNVTAGSDVAITKTRSPSGGPIFVGDTVNFTIGATYIGDTPTSIRIEDIVPSEYRIVSVNPGNYVCGLAPFFVGQVVDCTASGTGDGDPDGDGFFDYGDIVIEAVVDAASDPAPVTNTATVTPQGVTEANIGNNTASDGPIVLQDPTIDLAVTKTGPAVPAIQNIDGYTFSLRAQNRGTQAYAGPVIITDSLPAGVTATGASGANWSCQTPDPANPTGPLIPAAYPIAGPVDLVCTNTYSPTRLLNPNAQTSVLSVTISSQTLGLNTNRASVNGADADPLNNDTDNDTFDLDFETVPFGESADVSVAKRSGVPIIDPNDESVSLSADTTATAGEPYAFEIEVFNDGPAAAVGVNVLDTIRNLQNGNANFESISVDGTGSCSQDSRNGSSARLNCLVDVPLNCVAGSTCPVITVVVIPGRDAGRGVDPSDPSDGTRNNTVTVSPTVTPDPDPSNNSASVDFPFIPRSDVTVTKAAPATVSTGVNLTYTVTARNLPNGLSRADGVEITDTLPLGVRFISAAAQSGGACTTPVAGSTTTPTNRTVQCELGNLNLGQQRAVTIVVRPNYDTFDQTGGTNAIINDVRVDLFDGTGAIVTTPFDVDPSNNTASVTTTLAPPDLDIAVDKFDSADPLAVGDPFTYTVRVENLGPSAAHNVLIRDQWPTTTKIDFVSIAPPFDTACSLSGTIADPGEITCNIGYMEAQDRVDIVFNAIARESGTVSNTVAVDSDEIITASETGTDFDREPVNNDTEEETTIASRTDLILQSKTASSPTVNLGDTFTYSAIVTVSDVFGEADDVVFSDLLPDDMELAGDPEAFFNGSATPIADSCTAPAPVGNFTFSCQLGTLNPLDEVEIIIPVRVTAVDSYPQTFTNEAVVGTSSIERGTALDNNEAEGDVDVVSSTIAGNIYRDFDNDQNKDTGDTDISGVPVTLTGTNSRGEIVAPITIDTDVNGNFLFENLEQGTYTITRGDPGEPYLVDGTNTAGEIDGGAQTGTAPLGPNTIVDIVLPDDSDSINNIFRVIPQARVGLAKSGVIDSLNDDGTFNATYTFVVENFSLEDLDQIVIADDLSGAAPALGTYQPTGPLAKGAYRIVTAPDNGCGTGNAGFTGAPGGTVISTGGTLLATTLAGPAQTCTVTFTVQVFPTDDRINGPFNNQAEVTANGVLSGQTPTDLSDDGDEPDANGNGTADEAGENDPTVLTPNAVPRIALVKTAELPVLTRQLEENDEITYTFTVTNTGDLTLTDIEVRDVMISDEVIGTIAVLAPNESDSVTATYPITQTDLDAGEVVNTATAIGTDPFGRQPTDDSGTAVDNDTDTTTSLTREPAIDLQKTAVISGDQMPTQVGDVITYTFTITNIGNVTLTDVTLTDDLDGLVFLNAPIDPIPSLAPGASDATTYRATYTVDEDDILVAGQVVNQALVSGTPPEGDDVEDLSGPEPRTDAETIVPLTRLAAIETTKTQVLADNGDGVDSVGDLITYTITVENTGNVPLSNVGVTDTLTDLIGGGLDLTSEPAFASASEGSDEGELLVGEIATYTATYEIELEAVNAGGVSNTVLGTAEGLAGSGPPGDPVPVSDVSDDGIDTDGDTESDPTELRLSPFVSATGLTMTKTTPLDLVQRGDVVPYTIVLTNENTFVEGFLDVVDRLPNGMIYIPGSATIDGAPADVTFTAGRVTWSDVTVPALGTVTFTLDARILNGARAGSLVNRVSLIDPTTGDRVISDATATVRIAPEAVFECSDIVGKVFNDVNGNGYQDAPDTVGRGRISDQSYDGGKGKLAPFIADRDETGLPGIRLATVDGTIITTDENGLFSVPCAALSATGGENFILKVDERSLPAGYRMTTENPRVTRITPGTMTEMNFGAAVALQVVRVDLTAASFVQTTEGTKMSRALSAGLTGVLQEIAGSPSNMVLTFHLPQSADAADVTAARQLLDSVEDKIRHDWREIGHVRLRIEQSIVRAGQ, encoded by the coding sequence TTGAAAGTACTTTTTCTCGGCACTCTCGCGACTGCAGCAATAGGTTTTTCGCCAACGCAGGCACATGCTCAGGTCTACGATCTTCTGGTTGACATTGACGACAACTTCACCATCGGCGAGCCGCCAAATGAAGTGGACATAGATTCCACCTCTTTGCCAGCAGGTGCCATCGCACGGCTGAAGTTCCGTGTGTCCAACAACGGCCCGGGTGCTGCGCCCGCAACAACGATTGACATTACGGTCGACGGGACGATCACAGGACCGCTGGCCTTTGTCGGTCAGGAAGGGACGATCACCAACTGTGTGGCTACCGGGGGCGTTGTCACTTGTGACGTACCTGCGCTGGATGCACCGGTTGAAACGCCTGCCGGCTCTGGCATTTTCCCTGCGACGTTTGAGGAAGTTATCCTCGACTTCCAGACGACGATTGCTGAAACGGTGGAAATCGAAGCTGCGGTCCCACTCGGCCCTGCTGGCGACGATGGCGAAAACCAGAATACGCTCAGCAACAACGATCTGTCCGAAGTGATTACCGTGCTTGAAGGTGTCGACATGTTTGTCGAATGGGACGTGCCCGCCACTGTGCCAGCCGGCTCTTTCTTTGATTATACGGTCCGGGTGCGCAATGTCGGCCCGAACACCGCTGATAGCTACCGATTAACTGTTCCGGTGCCCGCAGGCGTGGTCAACATCACACCACCACCTGGCTGTAGCTTGCAAACATCAGGAACGCAGCAAAACTACGTCTGCAACGTGACGACAGATCTTGCGCCCACAACCGAAACTGGCCCCTTTGTTGCCTTTACTTTTAATGGCCAAATTGCCGTCGCAACAGGGTCGGAAATCTCGACAAGCGTCAATGTCGACAATGCATCCCCACTCGACCCTAACCCAACAAACGATGATGATGTTTTTCGGCTCAACGTGACTGCCGGATCGGACGTCGCGATCACAAAGACGCGTTCACCAAGCGGCGGGCCGATCTTTGTTGGTGATACAGTCAACTTCACAATCGGTGCTACCTACATTGGCGATACACCAACATCGATCCGCATCGAAGATATTGTCCCGTCCGAGTACCGGATTGTCTCGGTGAATCCGGGGAACTACGTTTGTGGGCTTGCGCCATTCTTCGTTGGGCAAGTGGTAGATTGTACGGCCAGTGGCACTGGCGATGGCGATCCTGACGGCGATGGTTTCTTTGATTATGGCGACATCGTCATCGAAGCCGTCGTGGACGCTGCTAGCGACCCAGCCCCTGTGACGAATACAGCGACGGTGACGCCACAAGGTGTGACCGAGGCAAATATTGGCAACAACACGGCCAGCGATGGACCCATTGTGCTGCAAGACCCCACGATTGATCTTGCTGTCACGAAAACCGGCCCCGCCGTACCCGCCATTCAGAACATCGACGGCTATACGTTTTCTCTGCGGGCGCAGAACCGTGGCACGCAGGCCTACGCTGGTCCGGTAATTATCACCGACAGTCTGCCTGCGGGCGTCACCGCTACAGGCGCCTCTGGCGCAAACTGGAGCTGCCAGACACCTGACCCGGCCAATCCGACCGGGCCATTGATACCGGCTGCTTATCCAATCGCCGGTCCTGTCGATCTGGTTTGCACAAACACATACAGCCCCACGCGCCTGTTGAACCCGAACGCCCAGACCAGTGTGCTGAGCGTCACCATTTCGTCGCAGACACTTGGCCTGAACACCAACCGCGCCTCGGTGAATGGTGCGGATGCTGATCCGCTCAACAATGACACCGACAATGATACGTTCGATCTAGACTTTGAAACCGTCCCCTTCGGCGAATCCGCTGATGTCTCGGTAGCAAAACGCTCTGGAGTTCCGATCATCGACCCCAACGACGAGTCTGTGAGCCTCTCGGCAGACACGACAGCCACAGCGGGCGAGCCTTATGCCTTTGAGATTGAAGTCTTCAACGATGGCCCAGCTGCTGCGGTTGGCGTCAACGTCCTTGATACAATCAGGAATCTGCAAAACGGCAATGCCAACTTTGAAAGCATCTCGGTCGACGGGACCGGAAGTTGTAGCCAGGATTCGCGCAACGGAAGCAGCGCACGGCTGAACTGCCTTGTCGATGTGCCTTTGAATTGTGTCGCCGGCTCTACATGCCCAGTGATCACCGTTGTGGTGATCCCCGGTCGCGATGCAGGCCGCGGCGTTGATCCAAGCGATCCAAGTGATGGCACACGCAATAACACGGTCACAGTTTCCCCAACAGTCACACCCGATCCCGATCCAAGCAACAACAGCGCCTCGGTCGATTTTCCGTTCATCCCACGGTCTGATGTCACTGTGACGAAAGCAGCGCCTGCAACCGTCAGCACAGGTGTAAATCTGACCTATACGGTCACAGCGCGGAACCTGCCAAACGGGCTGAGCCGGGCAGATGGCGTCGAAATCACCGACACATTGCCTTTGGGTGTCCGTTTCATCAGCGCCGCAGCACAAAGTGGCGGTGCATGTACGACCCCTGTGGCAGGCAGCACCACGACACCAACGAACCGGACGGTGCAGTGTGAACTCGGCAATCTGAATCTGGGACAACAGCGCGCGGTGACGATTGTCGTGCGGCCCAACTACGATACGTTCGATCAAACCGGCGGGACCAACGCAATCATCAACGACGTACGCGTTGACCTGTTTGATGGCACTGGTGCAATTGTAACAACACCTTTCGATGTCGATCCAAGCAACAACACCGCATCTGTCACCACGACACTTGCGCCCCCAGATCTGGATATCGCTGTCGACAAATTCGACAGCGCCGACCCGCTGGCGGTTGGTGATCCGTTTACCTATACGGTACGCGTCGAGAACCTGGGCCCGTCGGCTGCACATAACGTGCTGATCCGCGATCAATGGCCAACAACGACCAAGATCGATTTCGTCAGTATCGCTCCACCATTCGACACAGCCTGTTCGCTTTCCGGCACGATTGCCGATCCGGGCGAGATTACCTGTAATATCGGCTATATGGAGGCGCAGGACCGTGTCGACATTGTGTTCAACGCCATCGCACGCGAAAGCGGCACGGTAAGCAATACGGTCGCAGTCGATTCAGACGAGATCATCACCGCCAGCGAAACCGGCACCGACTTTGACCGCGAGCCGGTGAACAATGACACCGAAGAGGAAACAACCATTGCCTCGCGGACCGATCTGATCTTGCAAAGCAAAACGGCAAGCTCTCCAACGGTCAATCTGGGCGATACATTCACCTACAGCGCGATTGTGACCGTCAGCGACGTCTTTGGCGAAGCGGATGACGTGGTCTTTTCTGACCTTCTGCCAGACGACATGGAGCTTGCCGGCGATCCCGAAGCGTTCTTCAACGGCTCAGCGACACCGATTGCAGACAGCTGCACCGCACCTGCGCCGGTTGGTAACTTCACCTTCAGTTGCCAACTTGGAACGCTGAACCCGCTTGATGAGGTTGAAATCATCATCCCCGTCCGCGTGACAGCGGTAGACAGCTACCCGCAAACATTCACAAACGAGGCGGTTGTCGGCACCTCGTCGATTGAACGTGGCACAGCCCTCGACAACAACGAAGCCGAAGGCGATGTCGATGTCGTGTCCTCAACAATTGCGGGCAACATCTACCGCGACTTCGACAATGATCAGAACAAGGATACGGGCGATACGGATATTTCCGGCGTGCCTGTCACCCTGACCGGCACCAACAGCCGTGGTGAGATAGTCGCACCGATCACTATCGACACCGATGTGAATGGCAACTTCCTCTTCGAAAACCTCGAACAGGGTACATACACCATCACGCGCGGTGATCCGGGTGAGCCTTATCTGGTCGACGGCACAAATACGGCCGGTGAAATCGATGGCGGTGCGCAAACGGGCACAGCACCCTTAGGGCCGAACACCATCGTTGATATCGTCCTTCCTGATGACAGCGATAGCATCAACAACATCTTCCGGGTGATCCCGCAGGCCCGTGTTGGCCTTGCCAAATCCGGCGTGATCGACAGCCTGAATGACGACGGCACGTTCAATGCGACCTACACCTTCGTGGTTGAAAACTTCAGCCTTGAGGACCTGGACCAGATCGTCATCGCGGACGATCTATCCGGCGCTGCACCGGCGCTTGGAACCTATCAGCCTACCGGCCCCCTTGCCAAAGGCGCATACCGCATTGTCACAGCACCGGATAACGGATGTGGCACTGGCAATGCAGGCTTCACCGGTGCCCCCGGCGGGACGGTCATTTCAACCGGCGGCACGTTGCTTGCAACTACATTGGCTGGACCGGCACAGACCTGTACAGTCACGTTCACGGTCCAAGTCTTCCCAACCGACGACCGCATCAACGGCCCCTTCAACAACCAGGCCGAGGTGACAGCCAACGGCGTCTTGTCCGGTCAAACACCGACCGACCTGTCAGATGATGGCGATGAACCTGATGCAAATGGCAACGGCACGGCAGACGAAGCAGGTGAGAATGATCCAACCGTTCTGACACCCAACGCAGTGCCCCGAATTGCATTGGTCAAAACGGCTGAGCTTCCGGTTCTGACCCGTCAACTGGAAGAAAACGACGAGATCACCTACACATTCACGGTCACGAACACGGGTGATCTGACGCTGACAGATATCGAAGTCCGCGATGTGATGATCAGTGATGAAGTGATCGGCACCATTGCAGTCCTGGCACCGAATGAAAGCGACAGCGTCACGGCCACTTATCCGATCACGCAGACTGATCTCGACGCTGGCGAAGTGGTGAACACCGCGACAGCCATCGGTACAGATCCCTTTGGCCGCCAGCCAACGGACGACAGCGGGACTGCGGTTGATAATGACACCGACACGACCACGTCACTGACACGTGAGCCAGCAATTGACTTGCAAAAAACAGCAGTCATTTCCGGTGATCAGATGCCGACACAGGTGGGTGACGTGATCACCTACACCTTCACGATCACGAACATCGGCAACGTGACACTAACAGACGTGACACTGACGGATGATCTGGATGGTCTGGTCTTCCTGAATGCGCCGATTGACCCGATCCCGTCGCTTGCGCCGGGCGCGTCTGACGCGACGACCTATCGTGCGACATATACCGTCGATGAAGACGATATTCTGGTCGCAGGTCAGGTAGTCAATCAGGCCTTGGTCAGCGGCACACCACCCGAGGGCGACGACGTTGAAGACCTCAGCGGCCCGGAGCCACGGACCGACGCAGAAACGATCGTGCCACTGACACGTCTGGCGGCGATTGAAACCACCAAGACGCAGGTTCTGGCGGACAATGGTGATGGCGTTGATAGCGTGGGCGACCTGATCACATATACGATCACGGTCGAAAACACCGGCAACGTTCCTTTGTCTAACGTGGGCGTCACGGATACGCTGACCGACTTGATCGGTGGTGGTCTGGACCTGACAAGCGAGCCTGCCTTCGCTTCCGCATCAGAAGGTTCTGATGAAGGTGAGCTGCTGGTCGGAGAGATCGCGACCTACACGGCCACCTATGAAATCGAGCTTGAGGCTGTGAACGCGGGCGGTGTGTCAAATACCGTGCTGGGGACCGCCGAAGGGCTTGCAGGCAGTGGCCCTCCGGGTGATCCGGTACCGGTCAGTGACGTCTCGGACGATGGCATCGACACCGATGGCGACACCGAAAGCGACCCAACCGAATTGCGGCTGTCACCCTTTGTCAGCGCAACCGGCTTGACGATGACCAAGACAACACCGCTTGATCTGGTGCAGCGTGGCGATGTCGTGCCCTACACAATCGTGCTGACGAACGAGAATACCTTCGTTGAGGGCTTCCTTGATGTGGTCGACCGTTTGCCCAACGGGATGATCTATATCCCGGGATCGGCAACGATAGACGGTGCGCCAGCCGATGTGACCTTTACGGCGGGTCGTGTCACTTGGTCAGATGTCACGGTCCCTGCATTGGGCACTGTCACATTCACGCTGGATGCGCGCATCCTGAACGGTGCACGCGCAGGCAGCCTTGTGAACAGGGTTTCCTTGATTGACCCCACAACCGGTGATCGCGTCATTTCAGATGCCACTGCCACCGTGCGGATCGCACCAGAGGCCGTGTTTGAGTGCAGCGATATCGTTGGTAAGGTCTTTAACGATGTCAATGGCAACGGCTATCAGGATGCCCCAGACACCGTGGGGCGTGGCCGTATCTCTGATCAGAGTTATGACGGTGGCAAAGGTAAGCTTGCACCGTTCATTGCAGATCGCGATGAAACGGGTCTGCCCGGTATCCGATTGGCCACGGTTGATGGCACTATCATCACAACAGATGAAAACGGCTTGTTCTCGGTACCTTGTGCGGCTTTGTCTGCAACGGGCGGCGAAAACTTCATTCTCAAGGTCGATGAGCGCTCGTTGCCAGCAGGCTACCGCATGACAACGGAAAACCCCCGCGTTACACGGATCACCCCCGGCACAATGACCGAGATGAACTTTGGTGCGGCGGTCGCCTTGCAGGTTGTGCGTGTGGATCTGACGGCAGCGTCCTTTGTTCAAACAACTGAAGGTACGAAAATGTCACGCGCCCTCAGCGCCGGTTTGACGGGCGTACTGCAAGAGATCGCCGGATCACCGAGCAACATGGTTCTGACATTTCATCTGCCACAATCCGCTGATGCAGCTGATGTCACCGCCGCCCGGCAATTGCTGGACAGCGTAGAAGACAAAATCCGTCACGACTGGCGTGAAATTGGACATGTGCGGTTGCGGATCGAGCAATCCATCGTGCGTGCCGGTCAGTGA